A stretch of the Myripristis murdjan chromosome 24, fMyrMur1.1, whole genome shotgun sequence genome encodes the following:
- the tube1 gene encoding tubulin epsilon chain — MTQSVVVQVGQCGNQVGCRFWDLALREHAHVNKKGVYDEALSSFFRNVDSRNSDGGACEIGGRIHYLKARAVLVDMEEGVVNEILQGPLREVFDSTQLLTDVSGSGNNWAVGHLTYGSAYREQIVDKLRRAAEHCDCLQCFFLIHSMGGGTGSGLGTRVLSLLEEEFPDVCRIVTSIYPSAEDDVITSPYNSVLAMRELTEHADCVLPVDNQSLVDIVNKIKHMSQGGKPGSVIKRDSAIISGQGGLSGAEKPFDAMNNIVANLLLNITSSARFEGSLNMDLNEIAMNLVPFPRLHYLVPSLTPLYTLADVNVPTRRLDQMFSDAFSKDHQLIRADPKHSLYLACALMVRGNVQVSDLRRNIERLKPSLPFVSWSQEGWKTGLCSVPPVGHSHSLLALANNTCVKPTFIDLRDRFNKLYRKKAHLHHYLHVEGMEQSCFTDAMASLSSLIEEYHHLDATKGRLMPDAPRLTIAT, encoded by the exons atGACGCAGTCAGTGGTTGTCCAGG TGGGACAGTGTGGCAACCAGGTTGGCTGCAGGTTTTGGGATCTCGCCTTGAGAGAACACGCTCATGTCAACAAA aaagGAGTGTATGATGAGGCCCTGAGCAGCTTTTTCCGGAACGTGGATTCACG GAACAGTGATGGGGGAGCCTGTGAGATCGGTGGGAGAATCCACTATCTGAAGGCCAGG GCGGTGCTGGTGGACATGGAGGAGGGTGTGGTGAATGAGATCCTGCAGGGCCCGTTACGAGAGGTGTTTGATAGCACCCAGCTCCTTACAGACGTGTCTGGTTCAGGCAACAACTG GGCGGTTGGGCACTTGACTTATGGTTCAGCTTACAGGGAGCAGATAGTGGATAAGCTGCGGAGGGCAGCAGAACATTGCGACTGTCTGCAGTGCTTCTTCCTCATTCACTCTATGGGAGGAg GTACGGGCTCGGGCTTGGGGACCCGAGTTTTGagcctgctggaggaggagttcCCTGACGTGTGTCGAATTGTCACCTCCATCTATCCGTCTGCTgaggatgatgtcatcacctCCCCCTACAACAGTGTCCTGGCCATGAGAGAGCTCACAGAGCACGCCGACTGTGTCCTGCCTGTGGACAATCAG TCACTGGTCGACATTGTGAACAAGATCAAGCACATGTCTCAAGGTGGAAAGCCAGGGTCAGTGATCAAGAGAGACAGTGCCATCATCTCTGGCCAGGGTGGGCTCAGTGGGGCCGAGAAACCCTTTGATGCCATGAATAATATTGTGGCCAACCTGTTGCTCAATATTACCAG CTCAGCTCGTTTTGAAGGCTCACTTAATATGGATCTGAATGAGATCGCTATGAACCTGGTCCCCTTTCCTCGTTTACACTATCTGGTGCCGAGCCTGACTCCTCTCTACACTCTGGCAGATGTCAATGTCCCCACCCGAAG ACTGGATCAGATGTTCAGCGATGCCTTCAGCAAAGACCACCAGCTAATCCGAGCCGACCCAAAACACAGCCTGTATCTGGCATGCGCCCTCATGGTTAGAGGCAACGTTCAGGTGTCTGACCTCCGCAGGAACATTGAGAG ACTTAAGCCCTCGCTGCCCTTTGTTTCCTGGAGCCAAGAGGGCTGGAAGACGGGCCTGTGCTCGGTGCCACCTGTGGGTCACTCCCACTCCCTGCTCGCCCTGGCCAACAACACCTGTGTGAAACCCACGTTCATAGATCTTCGAGACCGCTTCAACAAGCTCTACAGGAAGAAG gctCACTTACATCACTACCTCCATGTCGAGGGGATGGAGCAGAGCTGCTTCACAGATGCCATGGCCTCGCTCAGCTCACTGATTGAGGAGTATCATCATCTGGATGCCACCAAGGGGAGACTGATGCCCGATGCTCCCAGACTCACCATTGCCACATGA
- the ccn6 gene encoding cellular communication network factor 6: MTVKSHFQATKNVVFILKQCLSKAQNNGQLPTPQGGRTAIERRQFCQWPCKCGIKPQCAPGVSSVLDGCGCCKSCARQIGQPCNERDVCDPHKGMYCDFSADQPRYEVGVCAYMMAVGCDLNGAHYENGQAFQPSPLYKCTCIAGAIGCTPAFIQKPAGLLGPAPLMGNMPAGLRSGQSPRKHQQDTTYMVMPAYRDPPLAWKKNCLIQTTPWSPCSKTCGLGISVRVNNDNSKCEMRKDRRLCLLRPCEKSVLKSIKVPKGKTCRPKFQAKKAEKLKLSGCTTTKKFKPTYCGVCTDKRCCVPNKSRMITVNFTCKGGSVARWKMQWITSCVCQRKCNDPGDMFADLRFL; encoded by the exons ATGACTGTAAAAAGTCATTTTCAAGCCACCAAAAATGTTGTCTTTATCTTGAAACAGTGTTTGAGCAAGGCTCAAAATAATGGGCAGCTGCCGACTCCTCAAGGTGGGCGCACTGCCATTGAGAGGAGGCAGTTCTGCCAGTGGCCGTGCAAGTGTGGGATAAAACCTCAGTGTGCCCCGGGAGTGAGCTCCGTTCTCGATGGATGTGGCTGCTGCAAGAGCTGCGCCCGGCAGATCGGACAGCCATGCAACGAGAGGGACGTCTGTGACCCGCACAAGGGCATGTACTGCGACTTTTCAGCTGACCAGCCCAGATACGAGGTCGGAGTCTGCGCCT ACATGATGGCAGTGGGGTGCGACCTAAATGGGGCCCACTATGAGAATGGACAAGCCTTCCAGCCCAGCCCCCTCTATAAGTGCACATGCATTGCCGGAGCCATCGGCTGTACGCCTGCTTTCATCCAGAAGCCTGCTGGTCTCTTAGGCCCCGCCCCTCTGATGGGCAACATGCCAGCTGGCCTCCGCAGTGGCCAGAGTCCAAGGAAGCACCAGCAGGATACAACTTACATGGTCatgccag CTTACAGGGATCCTCCTTTAGCCTGGAAGAAGAACTGCCTGATCCAGACCACCCCCTGGAGCCCCTGCTCCAAGACCTGCGGCTTGGGCATCTCTGTGCGTGTCAACAACGACAACAGCAAATGTGAGATGAGGAAGGACCGGCGCCTGTGCCTGCTGCGGCCATGTGAGAAGAGTGTGCTGAAGAGCATAAAG GTCCCAAAGGGAAAGACATGTCGGCCGAAGTTCCAGGCAAAGAAAGCAGAGAAGTTGAAACTTTCTGGATGCACTACTACCAAGAAGTTCAAGCCCACATACTGTGGTGTCTGCACAGACAAGCGCTGCTGTGTCCCCAACAAGTCCCGCATGATCACGGTCAACTTCACCTGCAAAGGAGGCTCTGTTGCACGTTGGAAGATGCAGTGGATAACTTCCTGTGTGTGCCAGAGGAAGTGCAACGATCCAGGTGACATGTTTGCTGACTTGCGCTTTCTCTAG